TTTCTCTTGTATTTCCACCTATTCCCATCATTTCAGGAGAGAATGTCAAATCTTCCTTGTAATCCTTTGCTCTCAATTCCTTTTCATCTCCATTAACCATTACTGTTACTTCCTTGTCAGATTCAAAATCCTGCCCTGCAAGGCTCTTCTGGTTATTCACATAAACATTTGCAGCATGAATTGCCGCTCCCTTCGCAACGGCTTCATCCGGCTCAAGGATTTTTATTTCTATTCCTCCAAAGTTTTCTGTCAATGCCCTTTTTATCTGCGGCATTCTTGTAGAGCCACCAACAAGAAGTATTTCATCTATTTTTTCATATCCTTTTCTTTTTGCTACATCAATTACTTCTTTCGTTTTTTTCAAAGTTTCATTTAGCAATGTAGAAGTTATCTCTTCAAATTCATCTCTAGTTATAGAGACTTTTTCCCTGCTTCCCATAACCTCCAGCAAATCTCCAGCCTGACTTCGTGAAGTTAGCTGTTTTTTTATCTTTTCTGCCTTCAATCGTAAATCCTGTTTTGCATATTCATCAAACTCAATATCATAACCTATTTTCTTGACAAATTGGTCAGCAAGATATTCTATCAATACTTCATCCCAGTTTTTTCCACCTAAATCATGATCCCCGTCTGAACAGATAACCTGAATTTTATCAGAACTGATACGCATAATCGTAACGTCAAAAGTCCCGCCTCCTAAATCATAAACCAGAATCGTCTTTTCATTCTGTTCCTTTGCGCATCCATAGTACAGTGCCGCCGCTGTTGGCTCGCTTATGATTTCCAGTACGTTAAGTCCTGCGATTTTACCTGCATTTTTAGTTGCTGTTCGCTCCGCTGTCCCAAAGTAGGCTGGACAAGTTATTACAACATCCTTAACTTCCACTCCAAGCTGTTCTGAAGCATCTTGTGTCAATTTTCTTAAAATAAAAGCCGATATTTCTTCAGGAGTCTTGTCTTCCCCATTATAATTAATTGCAAAATCTGTCTTTCCCATAAGCGTTTTTACAAGCATTACTGTATTTTCAGGATTTAAAACTGCCTCAGATTTTGCATCTGATCCTACAATCACATTATCTCCGTCAAATTCAACCACAGACGGTGTTATATTATCTCCATCATTATTTTTAATTACTTCAGCCCTTGCTGTATCATCCACACGAGCTATACAGGAATAAGTCGTTCCCAAATCAATTCCAAAAACATATTTTGACATTTTCAATTCTCCCTTCGATTCTTATTTTTGCAAGTCTTAGAATTATCTGATTTTTATATTTTTTATAAGTTTTAAATATATTTTAATGTATTAATTAAAATTTTAATCAATAACTATCTGTATTATACCACATTCATTATTAAATTTCATTAATTTTTTTATAAGATATCCTCGGAACCTTAATATGAAACCAGTTAAGATTAATTTTAATTTTCAACAATTTTACATTTACGTATATGTTGACAATTCAAATAAAATATAGTATATTTAGTATGAGAAATCAAAACTAATTTTATTAATAAATTTTAAGGAGGATATAGAAATGTTTGAGAGAAGTTCTGGAATTTTGTTACATCCTACTTCACTTCCTGGAAAATACGGAATTGGAAGTTTAGGAAAAGAAGCATACAAATTTGTAGATTTCCTGAAAAAAGCAAATCAAAAATTATGGCAAATTTTCCCGCTTGGGCCAACTGGGTATGGGGATTCGCCTTATCAATGCTTTTCAACATTCGCTGGAAACCCATATTTAATTGATTTTGACTTGTTAATCGAGCAAAATTTATTGACTGAGGAAGATTTGAGAGATGTTGATTTTGGAGGAAATGGAGAATATATTGATTATGGCGCTATTTATAATCAAAAATATCCTTTGTTAAGAAAAGCTTATGACAACTTTAAGGCTAATGGAAATGATTATTTAAAAGGAAAATTAGATGCCTTCAAAGCTGAAAACAATGATTGGCTAAATGATTACAGCCTGTTTATCTCTTTAAAAAATCACTTCAACGGACTTCCTTGGACTGAATGGCCGCATGACATTAAAGTTAGGGAAGAAGCTGCAGTTAGTAAATACAGAGAAGAATTAGCTGACGACATTGAGTACAACAACTTTATTCAATGCCTGTTCTTTACTCAATGGGACAACTTGAAAAAATACGCTAACGACAATGGAATCAAAATAATCGGAGATATTCCAATTTTCGTTGCAGTAGACAGCTCAGACGCATGGGCAAATCCAGAAATTTTCCTATTCGACCCTGAACTAA
This is a stretch of genomic DNA from Leptotrichia hofstadii. It encodes these proteins:
- a CDS encoding Hsp70 family protein, producing MSKYVFGIDLGTTYSCIARVDDTARAEVIKNNDGDNITPSVVEFDGDNVIVGSDAKSEAVLNPENTVMLVKTLMGKTDFAINYNGEDKTPEEISAFILRKLTQDASEQLGVEVKDVVITCPAYFGTAERTATKNAGKIAGLNVLEIISEPTAAALYYGCAKEQNEKTILVYDLGGGTFDVTIMRISSDKIQVICSDGDHDLGGKNWDEVLIEYLADQFVKKIGYDIEFDEYAKQDLRLKAEKIKKQLTSRSQAGDLLEVMGSREKVSITRDEFEEITSTLLNETLKKTKEVIDVAKRKGYEKIDEILLVGGSTRMPQIKRALTENFGGIEIKILEPDEAVAKGAAIHAANVYVNNQKSLAGQDFESDKEVTVMVNGDEKELRAKDYKEDLTFSPEMMGIGGNTREIVIATTKSFAVKVENKDGVKSCFNMIIKNEPMPSGILEVSGNFTTLNDNQETVDIEIYENDYMDKYFDVDEDLKIGNAILELPENLPAGALVEITLKLNKEGILEIRGRDKAGNKEVNVKLETKSIISKEKLERLTSKSQGIAVL